A window of Helicobacter pylori genomic DNA:
GTTAAAAATCCCCTCTCTTGTTGCATCAAATTGGATAGTGCCTATGGAATCCGTGGTCGCTTTTTTGATTTTTCTTACAATCACATCCGGCTCATCTAAAAGAAAGATCGCATGGTTAGCTCCTTTATGCGATTTACTCATCTTCACTTGCGGTTCGTCTAGCCCCATAACCCTTGCCCCCACTTTAGCGATCAAAGGTTCAGGGATTTTAAAGCACTCTCCAAAATCCCTGTTAAATTTTTCTGCAACATTTCGTGTGAGCTCTAAGTGCTGTTTTTGATCTTCGCCCACCGGCACTAAATCGCTCTGGTATAATAGAATGTCTGACGCCATTAAAATAGGGTAATTGAAAAGCCCCACATTCACGCTTTTAGGGTTTTTTAAAGACTTGTCTTTAAATTGCGTCATTCTTTGCATTTCCCCCATAGACACTTGACAATCTAATAGCCATGCTAAAGCCGGGTGCTCATCCACTTCACTTTGAATGAATAGCCCAGATTGCTTGGGACTAATCCCGCAAGCTAAAAGCAATTTAACCAACTCATAGCTTTGAGATTTTAAAAACTTAGGGTCTATAGGCAGAGTGATCGCATGCGAATTGACGACACAAAAAAGATTTTCATATTCATCTTGCATTTCCACCCAATGCTTGATCGCTCCTAGATAGTTGCCCAAATGGATTTGCCCGGTCGGTTGGATGCCTGAAAAGACTCGTTTTTTTTGCATGTTGTTTCTCGCTCATTAGTTTAGCGCTTATTGTAACCACCTAATTTTAATATTTTAATGGATTTTAGTTTTTAAGAGCGCCTAATCCCTGAAAAGAGCAACACTTCATAGCTCAACTTTTCAAACGCCATGTTTTGAAAAAAATGTTTTTTTTGCTTGAAACTCAGCGTTGAACCCCCTAAAAGACCGCATTTTTTAAGGTAATTCAAGCAATCTTGTTTGCGGTTAAAATAAAGAACGAAGCGCTTGTTTTCCAATTCCATTTGAAAATTTTTAAAAGCGTTTTTGATTAAGGATTTGAGCGTTTTAAGATCCCTTAAAGGCGAAGGCGTGCCTAAAAATTCATGCACTTCATGCAAGCTAAAATCTGTATGGATCGCTAGCGCGACTTCCTTACTGGAAAGAGCCATTTTTTCTAAAACGCTTTTTAAATCCCTAGCCCATTGCAACGATGAAGAAGATAGTATCAAATCATAAGTTTGGAAAACATATTCTTCAAAATCCGCATGCTCTAGAGAGATTTTTTGAATGTTATTAGAATGCGTGGGGTGCAATTTGAGCATGTTAACAGAATTATCTAGCGCGATAAAGTCTTCAATAACAATATTTTGTTGCTCTAAAGCGTTAAAAACGGCCCCACTCCCTGATCCTAAATCCAACACTTTAGCATAATATTTTTGTTTTAAAAATTGCATGAGATAGATAGCGATTTGTTGCTGGATATGGGCAAAAAGATGATAAGTTTTTGCATGCCTGTTGAATGCATGCTTGTTTGAATATAAAGAGTCCAACACCACCGCCTTAACGCGCCACGCTAATTAAAACTAAATTTTAGTGTATTCTTAGCAAATTTTAGATAAGATTAAGCCTAATTTTTTCTAAATTTTAGGGATTTAAGGAATCAGTGTTTATGACAAGCGTTCTGTTAGGCTTACAAATTGTTTTAGCGGTATTGATTGTGGTGGTGGTTTTGTTGCAAAAAAGTTCTAGCATCGGTTTAGGGGCTTATAGCGGGAGCAACGAATCTTTATTTGGCGCTAAAGGACCGGCAAGCTTTATGGCGAAATTAACCATGTTTTTAGGCCTTTTATTTGTCACCAACACCATCGCTTTGGGCTATTTTTATAACAAAGAATACGGCAAAAGCATTTTAGATGAAACTAAAACTAAGCTTTCGCCCTTAGTCCCAGCCGCCGGCACGCTTAACCCAACGCTTAATCCCACATTAAACCCAACGCTTAACCCTTTAGAGCCAGCCCCCACTAACCCTTTAATGCCAAAAGAAGCCCCTAAAGAACCATTCAATACGCCTTCTGCTGAAAGCCCTAAACAAAATGAAAAAAATGATACTAAAAAAAATGATATAAAGGGTGTTGAAAAAGCCAAAGAAGATACAAAAACGCCCCCAACCACCCACCAAAAGCCTAAGACCCCACCCGCTCAAACCAATAAAAAACAACCAAGCAAGGATGAAAAATAATGTTACAAACCATTTATAACGAAACCAAAGATTTGATGCAAAAGAGTATTCAAGCTTTAAGCAGAGAGTTTTCCACTTTAAGGAGTGCAAAAGTTTCAGTCAATATTTTAGATCACATTAAAGTGGATTATTACGGCACGCCCACGGCTTTAAATCAAGTCGGCTCCGTGATGAGCTTGGATGCGACCACTCTTCAAATCAGCCCTTGGGAAAAAAACCTGCTCAAAGAAATTGAAAGAGCCATTCAAGAAGCTAATATCGGCGTCAATCCTAATAACGATGGCGAAACCATTAAGCTTTTTTTCCCGCCCATGACAACCGAGCAAAGAAAACTCATCGCAAAAGACGCCAAAGCGATGGGCGAAAAGGCTAAAGTGGCTGTGAGGAATATCCGCCAAGACGCTAACAATCAAGTGAAAAAATTGGAAAAAGACAAAGAAATCAGCGAAGATGAAAGCAAGAAAGCCCAAGAACAGATCCAAAAAATCACCGATGAAGCCATTAAAAAAATTGATGAGAGCGTGAAAAACAAAGAAGACGCCATCTTAAAGGTCTAAAACAATGGATGTTAAAGCATGTTATCAAAACGCTCAAGCGCTATTAGAGGGGCATTTCTTGCTCAGCAGTGGGTTTCATTCCAACTACTATTTGCAATCTGCTAAAGTCTTAGAAGATCCTAAACTAGCCGAACAATTAGCGCTAGAGTTAGCCAAACAAATCCAAAACGCCCGTTTAAACATTGAATGCGTGTGCTCGCCTGCTATTGGGGGGATTTTGGCCGGGTATGAGCTTGCAAGGGCTTTGGGCGTGCGTTTTATTTTTACCGAAAGAGTGAATGGCGTCATGGCGTTAAGGCGTGGTTTTGAAGTCAAGCCAAACGAAAAAATTTTAGTGTGTGAAGACATTATCACCACAGGAAAATCCGCCATGGAATGCGCTAAAGTTTTAGAAGAAAAGCATGCTCGCATCGTGGCTTTTGCCGCTCTAGCGAATCGGGGCATTTGCAAACGCGCCCATTCTCCTTTAAAGGCTCAAAAGGGTGCGTGTTTGCCTAGCGAACTGCCTCTTTTTGCTTTAGAAGATTTTGTTTTTGACATGCATGAGCCTAATTCTTGCCCTTTATGCGCCACTAGCACTGCTATCAAACCAGGAAGTCGTGGCAACTAAAAAAAAGAAAACCCCAGAAAAAAAACAAGCGTTAAAAAGCCCCTTAAAAGGGTTGCATCTCTCTTTACGCTTAAAGGCCTTTATCACCGATATTTTTATGATTTATACCCCCATGCTTTATATCATGACTTACATGATTTTAGGGAGCGCGAAGGATTTTAGGGAAAATCAAAGCGCGATTTTTTTGTGTCTGCTTTTTTACGCTCTAACGCACAGCTTTTTTATCGCTTTTAAATCCCAAAGCCCTGGCATGCGTTACGCCCGTTTTAGATTGGTTAAAAATAATGGCGAAGAAGTGGGCTTTTTTCTGGCGTTGTGGCGTTTTGTTTTGTGGGTATTGAGCATGGGGTTACTCGTGGGGTTTGTTGCGCCTTTTATTTTTAAGTTTTTTTTGCATGACAAACTCAGCGGCACTCATATTGAAACCATCAAGGAGGAAACATGAAAAATTTAGTGATCTTGAGCGGGGCTGGCATTTCAGCAGAAAGCGGGATTAAAACCTTTAGAGACGCCAATGGCTTGTGGGAAGGGCATGACATCATGGAGGTCGCTTCGCCTTATGGCTGGAAAAAGAACCCACAAAAAGTGTTGGATTTTTACAATCAAAGGCGCCGACAGCTTTTTGAAGTCTATCCTAACAAAGCCCACAAGGCTCTAGCGGAATTGGAAAAACACTACCAAGTTAATATCATCACCCAAAATGTAGATGATTTGCATGAAAGGGCGGGCTCTTCTTGCATTTTGCACTTGCATGGGGAATTGTTGAGCGTTCGCAGCGAGAAAGATCCTCATTTGGTTTATAGGTGGGAAAAGGATTTGCATTTAGGCGATTTAGCCCAAGATAAAGCGCAATTACGGCCTGATATTGTGTGGTTTGGCGAAGCTGTGCCTTTGCTTGAAGAAGCGATTTCTTTAGTCAAACAAGCGCACCTCTTAATCATCATTGGCACTTCTTTGCAAGTCTATCCAGCAGCTAGCCTCTACACGCATGCACATAAAGACGCCCTCATTTATTACATTGACCCTAAAGCTAAAAACGCCCATTTGCCTCAAAATATCCAATGCATCAATGAAAGCGCGGTGAATGCCATGCACAATTTAATGCCTAAACTCATAGAGATGGCCTCTTAATAAATAGTCAAAGAGCTTGATTTTAATCAAGCAAACTCTATTAAAAAGCGGTGCTTGGGGGTTGTAGGGGAATGATTTCAAAATACCCCCCTATTCTCTTAGGCGAATGGGTTTAAAACTAAAGCAATTCAACCTCCATTTTTTAAAAGATTAAAAATAAGGTTTTAAGCGTCTAATTTTATTTTTTCAGCTAACGATTAGCAAAAACATGGTTTAATTGACTTCATCGTTTGCTGAAAGTAATAATAAAGGAGTTTTAGCCTTGATGCAACAAGCCACAGAAGCATTGAATCACCCCTATTTTGGCGTTTTTGTTTTGTTGGTGTTCACTTTTTGGGTGTTTAACTTAACCTTAAGGATCCAAAGGTTTTTAAGCCGAAAAATGGCTCAAAAAAAGGGCGAAAAGCTCAAGCTCGCTCCCTATGAATGCGGGCCTGTGGCTCTCAAGCAGCCTAATAGAGTGTCGCACCATTTCTATATCATGGCCATGCTTTTTATTTTATTTGACGTAGAGATCGTTTTCATGTTCCCTTGGGCGATTGATTTTAAGAAGTTAGGCTTGTTTGGGCTAATTGAAATGCTAGGCTTTGTTTTCTTTTTAACGATTGGTTTTATTTATGCTTTGAAGCGAAACGCTTTGAGTTGGCAAAATTTAGAGGTGAAATAATGCAACAAGCACCGGTTGTTCTAAGCACTTTGGATAAATTATTGAATTGGGGGCGTTCTAATTCGCTTTGGCCCTTAACCTATGGCTTGGCATGTTGCGCGATTGAGATGATGGCAACAGGGGGTTCAAGGTTTGATTTTGATAGGTTTGGCACGATTTTTAGAGCGAGTCCCAGGCAGTCTGATGTGATGATCATCGCTGGCACGCTCACTAAAAAACATGCCGAGTTTATGCGCAGGCTTTATGATCAAATGCCTGAGCCTAAATGGGTGATTTCTATGGGGAGTTGCGCTAATACGGGTGGAATGTTCAACACTTATGCGACCGTTCAAGGAGCCGATAGGATCATTCCTGTGGATATTTATTTGCCCGGTTGCGCGCCACGCCCAGAGACTTTGCAATACGCTCTTATGGTTTTGCAAGATAAAATCAGGCGTTCTAAAGCGATCAAACAAGACGCCCCAAAAAGGTTGGTGTGATGGTAAGAAAACAATCCCCTTATGAAGATGTGCAAAAACAATCGCGCCAACATGACCCCTATAAAATCATAGAGCCTACCCCTAAAAAATATTTAGAGGGCAGCGCTTATGAAGTCATCTATAACCACCTTTCCTACAAGCATGAAATTTTAGACAAATATATAGAAACCAACACAGCTGTGTTTTGGATCAAAAAAGAAGATATTTTTTCTGTCGCTACGATTTTACGGCATTTAGGCTATGAATCTTTGAGCGAGATGAGCGCGATAGATTTGTGCGCTAAAAAAGGGCATTTTGAATTGTTTTATCAATTTGTGGGTTTTAGCGATAGTTGCAAAAACCGCCGTAGGGTGCGCGTGAAATGCACTCTATTGCCTAATGAGAGCGTGGATTCTTTGAGTTTTTTATACCGATCGGCCAATTGGAGCGAAAGGGAAGCCTATGATATGCTTGGCATTGTGTTTGACAAACACCCCTATTTGAAACGCCTTATCATGCCGCATGATTGGGTAGGACACCCCTTGTTGCGCTCTTACCCGCTTAAGGGCGATGAATTTGCCCAGTGGTATGAAGTGGATAAGATTTTTGGTAAAGAATACCGAGAAGTGGTGGGCAAAGAGCAACGAGACAGCGCGAGAGTGGATGAAAAAGACACTTTCAATTTTGCAAAAATTGGCTATGAGCAGGGCAAGGGCGAAGAATTGAAAGAAACAGAAGAAAAGCATGCGTTTAAAAAAATCCCTTTTGTCAAAGATTTGCACAAAATGGCCCCCACTATCCTAAAAAAGAGATTATAAAATGGCTCAAAATTTCACGAAACTCAACCCCCAGTTTGAAAACATCATTTTTGAACATGACGATAACCAAATGGTGCTTAACTTTGGCCCCCAGCACCCCTCTAGCCATGGGCAATTGCGCTTGATCTTGGAATTAGAGGGCGAAAAAATCATTAAGGCTACCCCTGAAATTGGCTACTTGCACAGGGGTTGTGAGAAGTTGGGCGAAAACATGACCTATAACGAATACATGCCCACTACTGACAGATTGGATTACACTTCTTCTACCAGCAATAATTACGCTTACGCTTATGCGGTAGAGACCTTGCTCAATTTAGAAATCCCACGCCGAGCGCAAGTGATCCGCACGATTTTACTAGAGCTTAACCGCATGATTTCACACATCTTTTTCATCAGCGTGCATGCTTTAGATGTGGGGGCGATGAGCGTGTTTTTGTATGCGTTTAAAACGAGAGAATACGGGCTGGATTTGATGGAGGATTATTGCGGGGCTAGGCTCACGCATAACGCTATAAGGATTGGGGGTGTGCCTTTGGATTTACCCCCTAATTGGCTAGAAGGCTTGAAAAAATTCTTAAACGAAATGAGGGAGTGCAAAAAGCTCATTCAAGGCTTATTGGATAAAAACCGCATCTGGCGGATGCGTTTGGAAAATGTGGGCGTTGTAACGCCAAAAATGGCGCAAAGTTGGGGCTTGAGCGGTATCATGTTAAGGGGGACTGGGATCGCCTATGATATTAGAAAAGAAGAGCCTTACGAGCTTTATAAAGAGCTTGATTTTGATGTGCCGGTGGGCAATTATGGCGATAGCTATGACAGGTATTGTTTGTATATGCTAGAAATTGATGAAAGCATTCGCATCATTGAGCAACTCATTCCTATGTATGCTAAAACCGATACGCCTATTATGGCTCAAAACCCGCATTACATTTCTGCCCCTAAAGAAGATATAATGACGCAAAACTACGCCTTGATGCAGCATTTTGTCTTGGTCGCTCAAGG
This region includes:
- the trpS gene encoding tryptophan--tRNA ligase, with the translated sequence MQKKRVFSGIQPTGQIHLGNYLGAIKHWVEMQDEYENLFCVVNSHAITLPIDPKFLKSQSYELVKLLLACGISPKQSGLFIQSEVDEHPALAWLLDCQVSMGEMQRMTQFKDKSLKNPKSVNVGLFNYPILMASDILLYQSDLVPVGEDQKQHLELTRNVAEKFNRDFGECFKIPEPLIAKVGARVMGLDEPQVKMSKSHKGANHAIFLLDEPDVIVRKIKKATTDSIGTIQFDATREGIFNLLNIYMLLSGESPESIEERFKNKGYGDFKKELAEVIIQALKPIQERYKEISGDEVKATLNYGAEKARPLARATYQKAKELMGLV
- a CDS encoding methyltransferase, with the translated sequence MVLDSLYSNKHAFNRHAKTYHLFAHIQQQIAIYLMQFLKQKYYAKVLDLGSGSGAVFNALEQQNIVIEDFIALDNSVNMLKLHPTHSNNIQKISLEHADFEEYVFQTYDLILSSSSLQWARDLKSVLEKMALSSKEVALAIHTDFSLHEVHEFLGTPSPLRDLKTLKSLIKNAFKNFQMELENKRFVLYFNRKQDCLNYLKKCGLLGGSTLSFKQKKHFFQNMAFEKLSYEVLLFSGIRRS
- the secG gene encoding preprotein translocase subunit SecG, with protein sequence MTSVLLGLQIVLAVLIVVVVLLQKSSSIGLGAYSGSNESLFGAKGPASFMAKLTMFLGLLFVTNTIALGYFYNKEYGKSILDETKTKLSPLVPAAGTLNPTLNPTLNPTLNPLEPAPTNPLMPKEAPKEPFNTPSAESPKQNEKNDTKKNDIKGVEKAKEDTKTPPTTHQKPKTPPAQTNKKQPSKDEK
- the frr gene encoding ribosome recycling factor, producing the protein MLQTIYNETKDLMQKSIQALSREFSTLRSAKVSVNILDHIKVDYYGTPTALNQVGSVMSLDATTLQISPWEKNLLKEIERAIQEANIGVNPNNDGETIKLFFPPMTTEQRKLIAKDAKAMGEKAKVAVRNIRQDANNQVKKLEKDKEISEDESKKAQEQIQKITDEAIKKIDESVKNKEDAILKV
- the pyrE gene encoding orotate phosphoribosyltransferase; translated protein: MDVKACYQNAQALLEGHFLLSSGFHSNYYLQSAKVLEDPKLAEQLALELAKQIQNARLNIECVCSPAIGGILAGYELARALGVRFIFTERVNGVMALRRGFEVKPNEKILVCEDIITTGKSAMECAKVLEEKHARIVAFAALANRGICKRAHSPLKAQKGACLPSELPLFALEDFVFDMHEPNSCPLCATSTAIKPGSRGN
- a CDS encoding RDD family protein; this translates as MATKKKKTPEKKQALKSPLKGLHLSLRLKAFITDIFMIYTPMLYIMTYMILGSAKDFRENQSAIFLCLLFYALTHSFFIAFKSQSPGMRYARFRLVKNNGEEVGFFLALWRFVLWVLSMGLLVGFVAPFIFKFFLHDKLSGTHIETIKEET
- a CDS encoding SIR2 family NAD-dependent protein deacylase; its protein translation is MKNLVILSGAGISAESGIKTFRDANGLWEGHDIMEVASPYGWKKNPQKVLDFYNQRRRQLFEVYPNKAHKALAELEKHYQVNIITQNVDDLHERAGSSCILHLHGELLSVRSEKDPHLVYRWEKDLHLGDLAQDKAQLRPDIVWFGEAVPLLEEAISLVKQAHLLIIIGTSLQVYPAASLYTHAHKDALIYYIDPKAKNAHLPQNIQCINESAVNAMHNLMPKLIEMAS
- a CDS encoding NAD(P)H-quinone oxidoreductase subunit 3, with product MQQATEALNHPYFGVFVLLVFTFWVFNLTLRIQRFLSRKMAQKKGEKLKLAPYECGPVALKQPNRVSHHFYIMAMLFILFDVEIVFMFPWAIDFKKLGLFGLIEMLGFVFFLTIGFIYALKRNALSWQNLEVK
- a CDS encoding NuoB/complex I 20 kDa subunit family protein, with the protein product MQQAPVVLSTLDKLLNWGRSNSLWPLTYGLACCAIEMMATGGSRFDFDRFGTIFRASPRQSDVMIIAGTLTKKHAEFMRRLYDQMPEPKWVISMGSCANTGGMFNTYATVQGADRIIPVDIYLPGCAPRPETLQYALMVLQDKIRRSKAIKQDAPKRLV
- a CDS encoding NADH-quinone oxidoreductase subunit C translates to MVRKQSPYEDVQKQSRQHDPYKIIEPTPKKYLEGSAYEVIYNHLSYKHEILDKYIETNTAVFWIKKEDIFSVATILRHLGYESLSEMSAIDLCAKKGHFELFYQFVGFSDSCKNRRRVRVKCTLLPNESVDSLSFLYRSANWSEREAYDMLGIVFDKHPYLKRLIMPHDWVGHPLLRSYPLKGDEFAQWYEVDKIFGKEYREVVGKEQRDSARVDEKDTFNFAKIGYEQGKGEELKETEEKHAFKKIPFVKDLHKMAPTILKKRL
- the nuoD gene encoding NADH dehydrogenase (quinone) subunit D; the protein is MAQNFTKLNPQFENIIFEHDDNQMVLNFGPQHPSSHGQLRLILELEGEKIIKATPEIGYLHRGCEKLGENMTYNEYMPTTDRLDYTSSTSNNYAYAYAVETLLNLEIPRRAQVIRTILLELNRMISHIFFISVHALDVGAMSVFLYAFKTREYGLDLMEDYCGARLTHNAIRIGGVPLDLPPNWLEGLKKFLNEMRECKKLIQGLLDKNRIWRMRLENVGVVTPKMAQSWGLSGIMLRGTGIAYDIRKEEPYELYKELDFDVPVGNYGDSYDRYCLYMLEIDESIRIIEQLIPMYAKTDTPIMAQNPHYISAPKEDIMTQNYALMQHFVLVAQGMCPPIGEVYAPTESPKGELGFFIHSEGEPYPHRLKIRAPSFYHIGALSDILVGQYLADAVTVIGSTNAVFGEVDR